A genomic stretch from Alteribacter keqinensis includes:
- a CDS encoding HD-GYP domain-containing protein, with protein MRVKINDLVPGCIISEDVYKKGTSPLIKKNTTITEKHITTLKLFFIQDVPVEAKLTDGRIFSPSEIITEADSTHNHKESVQPSANFIINYKEAVADYKKLFVKWQGGTKIDAYGIRQLLLKIISEKPEPEILLHLHRQSTVTDYNYHHAIARAVLSYMIGERLDLQEKDLVQLGISALMADCGMSKVSSTILLNKNLMKGQFKEIHDHPRYGFSMLEGVTGVSEQARLGVLQHHERENGSGYPNKIKGDRIHQFAKIIAAADMYHAMTCERPYQKRQPPYKVLEIIGKECFGLLDPLVIDKIKSLLINLKIGEKVRLTNGEEGVIVFLQSNEPTRPILRMLTSNELFKLSDATSLFIDSKVD; from the coding sequence ATGAGAGTAAAAATAAACGATTTGGTTCCGGGATGCATTATTTCAGAAGACGTCTATAAAAAGGGGACCAGCCCTCTTATAAAAAAGAATACAACGATTACTGAGAAGCACATTACTACCCTGAAACTCTTTTTTATTCAGGATGTCCCTGTAGAAGCGAAGCTGACAGATGGAAGGATATTTTCTCCTTCTGAAATAATTACAGAAGCAGATTCAACTCATAATCATAAAGAGAGTGTTCAGCCCTCTGCCAATTTTATTATTAATTACAAAGAAGCAGTAGCAGATTATAAGAAGCTCTTTGTAAAATGGCAGGGTGGGACAAAAATAGACGCATATGGAATTCGGCAGCTTCTATTAAAAATCATTTCCGAAAAACCTGAACCTGAAATTCTGCTGCACTTACATCGTCAGTCCACAGTAACTGACTACAACTATCATCATGCCATAGCAAGGGCTGTTCTCAGTTATATGATAGGAGAACGGCTTGATCTGCAGGAAAAAGATCTGGTACAGCTGGGGATCAGCGCTTTAATGGCTGATTGCGGAATGTCAAAAGTATCTTCCACTATTCTGTTAAATAAGAATCTCATGAAAGGTCAGTTTAAAGAAATACACGATCATCCACGATATGGTTTTTCCATGCTGGAAGGAGTTACGGGAGTTTCTGAACAGGCCCGTCTAGGAGTCCTTCAGCATCATGAACGGGAAAACGGCAGCGGATACCCGAACAAAATAAAAGGAGACCGTATCCACCAGTTTGCAAAAATTATTGCAGCAGCAGACATGTACCATGCAATGACATGCGAACGTCCCTATCAAAAGAGGCAGCCGCCATATAAGGTTTTGGAGATCATAGGTAAAGAATGTTTCGGCCTTTTGGATCCTTTAGTAATCGATAAAATAAAATCACTGTTGATTAATTTAAAAATTGGAGAAAAAGTACGTTTAACAAATGGGGAAGAAGGGGTAATAGTATTTTTACAGAGTAATGAACCTACCCGCCCTATTCTACGCATGTTAACATCCAACGAACTTTTTAAACTCTCTGATGCCACTTCCCTGTTTATTGATTCCAAAGTCGATTAG